A single region of the Gadus morhua chromosome 5, gadMor3.0, whole genome shotgun sequence genome encodes:
- the LOC115543919 gene encoding glucosamine-6-phosphate isomerase 2 isoform X1, with product MRLVILEDYDLASEWAAKYIRNRIITFRPTAQRYFTLGLPTGSTPYACYKKLIEYHKSGDLSFKYVKTFNMDEYVGLPRAHPESYHSYMWNNFFKHVDIDPANAHILDGNAQDLEAECAVFEKDIADAGGIDLFVGGIGPDGHIAFNEPGSSLVSRTRVKTLAKDTIVANARFFGHDLSKVPTMALTVGVGTVMDSREVMIVITGAHKAFALYKAIEDGVNHMWTVSAFQQHPRTIFVCDEDATLELRVKTVKYFKGLMHVHNKLVDPVLTMKNDLS from the exons ATGAGGCTGGTGATCCTGGAGGACTACGACCTGGCCAGTGAGTGGGCCGCCAAGTACATCCGGAACAGAATCATCACGTTCAGACCCACAGCCCAAAGGTACTTCACCCTGGGCCTGCCCACAG GAAGCACTCCATATGCCTGTTATAAAAAGTTAATTGAATATCACAAGAGTGGGGATCTTTCTTTTAAATATGTGAAAACCTTCAACATGGATGAATATGTGG GCCTGCCCCGCGCCCACCCTGAGAGCTACCACTCATACATGTGGAATAACTTCTTCAAGCATGTTGACATTGACCCGGCAAATGCTCACATCTTGGATGGAAATGCACAAGACCTTGAAGCAGAATGTGCTGTCTTTGAGAAAGACATTGCTGACGCCGGAGGAATAGATTTATTTGTAGGAG GCATTGGCCCGGACGGCCACATAGCCTTCAATGAGCCGGGTTCAAGCCTTGTATCGAGGACCAGAGTGAAGACCCTGGCCAAGGACACCATAGTGGCCAACGCTCGCTTCTTCGGGCATGATCTCTCCAAGGTGCCCACCATGGCACTAACTGTCGGGGTTGGGACTGTCATGGATTCCCGAGAG GTGATGATTGTAATCACGGGTGCTCACAAAGCTTTTGCGCTGTACAAAGCCATCGAGGACGGGGTGAACCACATGTGGACGGTCTCAGCCTTCCAGCAGCATCCACGCACCATCTTTGTCTGCGACGAGGACGCCACACTGGAGCTGCGCGTCAAAACCGTCAAGTACTTTAAAG GTTTAATGCATGTTCATAATAAACTTGTGGACCCAGTGCTTACCATGAAGAACGATTTGTCTTGA
- the LOC115543919 gene encoding glucosamine-6-phosphate isomerase 2 isoform X2: protein MRLVILEDYDLASEWAAKYIRNRIITFRPTAQRYFTLGLPTGLPRAHPESYHSYMWNNFFKHVDIDPANAHILDGNAQDLEAECAVFEKDIADAGGIDLFVGGIGPDGHIAFNEPGSSLVSRTRVKTLAKDTIVANARFFGHDLSKVPTMALTVGVGTVMDSREVMIVITGAHKAFALYKAIEDGVNHMWTVSAFQQHPRTIFVCDEDATLELRVKTVKYFKGLMHVHNKLVDPVLTMKNDLS from the exons ATGAGGCTGGTGATCCTGGAGGACTACGACCTGGCCAGTGAGTGGGCCGCCAAGTACATCCGGAACAGAATCATCACGTTCAGACCCACAGCCCAAAGGTACTTCACCCTGGGCCTGCCCACAG GCCTGCCCCGCGCCCACCCTGAGAGCTACCACTCATACATGTGGAATAACTTCTTCAAGCATGTTGACATTGACCCGGCAAATGCTCACATCTTGGATGGAAATGCACAAGACCTTGAAGCAGAATGTGCTGTCTTTGAGAAAGACATTGCTGACGCCGGAGGAATAGATTTATTTGTAGGAG GCATTGGCCCGGACGGCCACATAGCCTTCAATGAGCCGGGTTCAAGCCTTGTATCGAGGACCAGAGTGAAGACCCTGGCCAAGGACACCATAGTGGCCAACGCTCGCTTCTTCGGGCATGATCTCTCCAAGGTGCCCACCATGGCACTAACTGTCGGGGTTGGGACTGTCATGGATTCCCGAGAG GTGATGATTGTAATCACGGGTGCTCACAAAGCTTTTGCGCTGTACAAAGCCATCGAGGACGGGGTGAACCACATGTGGACGGTCTCAGCCTTCCAGCAGCATCCACGCACCATCTTTGTCTGCGACGAGGACGCCACACTGGAGCTGCGCGTCAAAACCGTCAAGTACTTTAAAG GTTTAATGCATGTTCATAATAAACTTGTGGACCCAGTGCTTACCATGAAGAACGATTTGTCTTGA